Proteins from a single region of Aquirhabdus parva:
- a CDS encoding SPFH domain-containing protein translates to MLGSFLIVLLVLVVFIGLQAIKIVPQGFLYTIERFGKYSRTLEPGLAFITPFIEKVGKRVNVMEQLLNVPPQQVISRDNAGVTIDAVCFYQIMDAYKASYEVSNLPIALNNLVMTNIRTVIGSMELDAMLSQRDQINGQLLSSIDHATSPWGVKMTRIEIKDINPPADLVNAMASQMKAERTKRAYVLEAEGRRQAEILTAEGEKQAQILKAEGERQAAFLQAEARERLAEAEATATRQVSEALTNGNVQALNYFIAQKYVESLKDMAKSTNSKVIFMPLDASALVGAVGGVAELLSERTGQATSVAPPKPSRFTPPQDRT, encoded by the coding sequence ATGCTTGGAAGTTTTTTGATTGTTCTTTTGGTTTTGGTGGTATTTATCGGGCTACAGGCTATTAAGATAGTCCCTCAGGGTTTTCTATATACCATTGAGCGTTTTGGTAAATATAGTCGCACGCTTGAGCCTGGCTTGGCTTTTATTACTCCTTTTATTGAAAAAGTTGGAAAGCGGGTCAATGTGATGGAGCAGTTATTAAATGTTCCTCCACAACAAGTCATCTCACGTGATAACGCTGGTGTTACGATTGATGCCGTCTGTTTTTATCAAATCATGGATGCTTATAAGGCATCTTACGAAGTTAGTAATCTCCCCATAGCCCTTAACAATCTTGTCATGACCAATATTCGTACCGTCATCGGTTCAATGGAATTGGATGCCATGTTATCGCAGCGTGATCAGATTAATGGTCAGTTATTGTCTTCGATTGACCATGCAACATCGCCTTGGGGAGTAAAAATGACGCGGATTGAGATTAAAGATATTAATCCACCCGCTGATTTGGTCAACGCGATGGCTTCTCAGATGAAAGCTGAGCGAACTAAACGTGCCTATGTACTTGAGGCGGAAGGTCGTCGCCAAGCTGAAATTCTGACTGCAGAAGGTGAAAAACAGGCTCAGATCCTTAAAGCTGAGGGTGAAAGACAAGCAGCTTTTTTACAAGCCGAGGCCCGTGAGCGACTCGCTGAAGCTGAAGCCACTGCAACACGCCAAGTTAGTGAGGCATTGACCAATGGTAACGTTCAAGCCTTGAACTATTTCATTGCACAAAAATATGTTGAATCCCTCAAGGACATGGCGAAAAGCACAAATAGTAAGGTTATATTTATGCCGCTTGATGCTTCTGCGTTAGTAGGCGCTGTCGGGGGCGTTGCTGAACTCTTGTCTGAACGTACTGGGCAAGCGACCTCTGTCGCTCCCCCTAAACCATCACGATTCACACCGCCACAGGATCGCACATGA
- the pdxJ gene encoding pyridoxine 5'-phosphate synthase, whose protein sequence is MSLLLGVNIDHVATLRQARGTAYPDPVAAALLCERVGADGITLHLREDRRHIQDDDVRRMRPLLQTRMNLEIAVTDFMIDFACEIRPQHVCLVPEKRNELTTEGGLDVVRQHKKIQHAVEVLTKAGCEVSLFIDPCVQQIDAAIACGAPVVELHTGSYAEAVGDHQLLELERITDVTAYAVDLDLIVNAGHGLNISNVAAIAAIPTIHELNIGHALIADSIFIGLEAAIRDMRAAMLDARSAARIR, encoded by the coding sequence ATGTCGCTTTTACTTGGGGTAAATATCGACCATGTCGCCACTTTGCGTCAAGCACGTGGCACCGCATACCCTGATCCAGTGGCAGCAGCACTCCTATGTGAACGTGTTGGAGCCGACGGCATCACTTTACATTTACGAGAAGACCGTCGGCATATACAAGATGACGATGTCCGTCGTATGCGCCCTCTCTTACAAACACGAATGAATCTGGAAATTGCTGTTACAGATTTTATGATTGATTTTGCATGTGAAATTCGACCTCAACATGTTTGCCTAGTCCCAGAGAAACGCAATGAGCTTACGACCGAGGGCGGGCTTGATGTGGTCCGCCAACATAAAAAAATTCAACATGCTGTGGAAGTACTTACCAAGGCGGGGTGTGAGGTGTCATTGTTTATTGATCCTTGCGTACAGCAAATTGATGCTGCGATTGCCTGCGGTGCTCCTGTAGTAGAGCTCCATACGGGCTCATATGCAGAAGCAGTTGGTGACCATCAGTTATTAGAACTAGAGCGGATTACCGATGTAACGGCTTATGCTGTGGATTTAGATTTGATTGTTAATGCAGGTCATGGTCTAAATATCAGTAATGTCGCAGCAATTGCAGCAATTCCAACGATCCATGAGTTAAATATTGGTCATGCATTAATTGCAGATAGTATTTTCATTGGTCTTGAAGCTGCGATTCGAGACATGAGGGCCGCAATGCTCGATGCAAGATCCGCTGCGCGTATACGATAA
- the recO gene encoding DNA repair protein RecO: MMRNEPLHGYVLHQRAYRENSKLVNFLSFEAGRVDGIARQSIPSLYQPTLLFATGKSTLKTFAKAETVGTANVLSGDALFAGFYLNELLVRLLPHQEPLPIVVTAYTHALQALADQQSLIATLRRFELVLLSQLGYAIDFKNDRLGVPIQPHLLYRYQRDEGFALHTSGETGMSLLAMGDLSDEVPLILAEESLPMLTRILRNALAAQLGDKPLKSRALWISSKTNISK, translated from the coding sequence ATGATGCGTAACGAACCGCTTCACGGTTATGTTCTACATCAGCGTGCTTATCGTGAAAATAGTAAGCTTGTAAACTTCTTATCATTTGAAGCCGGACGGGTAGATGGGATTGCTCGGCAGAGTATCCCTTCGCTTTATCAGCCGACACTCCTATTCGCAACAGGAAAATCAACCCTTAAAACTTTTGCTAAAGCTGAAACGGTGGGGACTGCGAACGTACTCTCCGGAGACGCGCTATTTGCTGGATTCTACTTAAATGAATTATTAGTGAGGCTACTGCCTCATCAAGAGCCTTTGCCTATCGTCGTGACTGCCTATACCCATGCTTTGCAGGCTCTTGCTGACCAGCAATCTTTAATCGCAACCTTAAGGCGTTTTGAACTCGTTCTTTTGTCACAGCTGGGGTATGCCATAGACTTTAAAAATGATCGTTTAGGTGTACCCATTCAACCTCATTTGCTATACCGTTATCAGAGAGATGAGGGTTTTGCGCTTCATACCTCGGGTGAAACCGGTATGTCATTATTAGCAATGGGTGATCTAAGTGATGAGGTTCCACTCATACTTGCCGAAGAGTCTCTTCCCATGTTAACGCGAATTTTGCGTAATGCGTTGGCGGCACAATTAGGTGATAAACCTTTAAAAAGTCGGGCTCTTTGGATATCCAGTAAGACAAATATTTCGAAATAA
- a CDS encoding NF038104 family lipoprotein, producing the protein MKKVLLACIASSSLLLSGCITDIVTVPLGIAYDVTKVAVKGTAAVVGGTVDLLTPDSKDKKDDDKKDTSKSDAAS; encoded by the coding sequence ATGAAGAAAGTTTTATTGGCCTGTATCGCATCATCGAGCCTCTTATTATCAGGTTGTATTACGGATATTGTGACTGTTCCACTTGGCATCGCTTATGACGTCACTAAAGTTGCAGTTAAAGGAACGGCAGCCGTAGTCGGGGGAACAGTTGACCTTTTAACGCCCGATAGCAAAGACAAGAAAGATGATGATAAAAAAGATACGAGTAAAAGTGACGCTGCGAGTTGA
- the era gene encoding GTPase Era: MTNSNSNPSNKYDLPEHFLDNDASQLTSEELDTLTYHKIDITEESSASSANQPKQQNKAVADDLISQFFKDSPVVPADFRAGFVAIVGRPNVGKSTLMNHLLGQKLSITSRKPQTTRHKIVGIDTRDNVQAVYVDTPGMHKKEVRAINRMMNKAATSALRDVNLVLFVVDALKWVPDDELVLEKLIHAEMPVVLVINKSDTLDNKNTLLPHIERLSTRMKFSEIVPVSALRGSNLDRLHEVIGQHLPFSPPLYGLDQITDRPARFLVSEIIREKIMRQLGEEIPYDLTVQIESFKQEPEAVKANGQKKAACTFIDATILVERQGQKAIVIGDKGSRLKQIGVEARQDMEKLLEQKIMLTLWVKVKGGWSDDERALKSLGYGDI; encoded by the coding sequence ATGACTAATTCAAACAGCAATCCTTCGAACAAATACGACTTGCCTGAACACTTTCTGGATAATGACGCGTCTCAACTCACCAGTGAAGAGCTTGACACGTTGACTTATCATAAAATTGACATCACTGAAGAAAGCTCCGCTAGTTCTGCAAATCAACCAAAACAACAGAACAAAGCTGTTGCAGATGACCTTATTAGTCAATTTTTTAAAGACTCTCCCGTCGTTCCCGCTGATTTTCGGGCAGGGTTTGTCGCGATTGTCGGACGTCCTAATGTTGGAAAGTCGACTTTGATGAATCATCTACTCGGACAAAAACTTTCGATTACTTCGCGTAAACCGCAAACAACCCGTCATAAAATCGTTGGAATTGATACCCGTGATAATGTACAAGCGGTTTATGTTGATACGCCAGGCATGCATAAGAAAGAAGTACGTGCAATCAATCGCATGATGAACAAAGCGGCTACATCTGCGCTACGGGACGTGAACCTTGTTTTATTCGTCGTAGATGCTTTGAAATGGGTTCCAGACGATGAATTAGTCCTTGAGAAGCTGATTCATGCTGAAATGCCAGTCGTGCTAGTGATTAATAAGTCCGATACGCTGGACAATAAAAATACACTTCTACCGCATATCGAACGTTTATCTACACGGATGAAGTTTAGCGAAATTGTACCGGTATCTGCTTTACGAGGTTCTAATTTAGATCGTTTACATGAAGTTATTGGACAACATCTTCCTTTTTCTCCCCCCCTTTACGGATTAGATCAAATTACGGATCGTCCTGCACGATTCTTAGTTTCTGAAATAATTCGCGAAAAAATTATGCGTCAATTGGGCGAGGAAATTCCTTATGACCTGACGGTACAAATTGAAAGTTTTAAACAAGAGCCCGAAGCGGTTAAAGCAAATGGGCAGAAGAAAGCCGCTTGTACTTTCATTGATGCCACGATTCTCGTTGAACGTCAGGGCCAAAAAGCCATTGTGATCGGTGATAAAGGTTCACGTTTAAAGCAGATTGGTGTAGAAGCAAGGCAAGATATGGAAAAGCTACTTGAGCAGAAGATCATGCTGACGCTGTGGGTTAAAGTAAAAGGGGGCTGGTCTGATGATGAGCGAGCATTAAAAAGTCTCGGTTACGGTGATATCTAA
- the rnc gene encoding ribonuclease III has translation MTESLKVVRLQKALGYRFSKLELCQQALTHRSVSSKSNYERLEFMGDALLGVIIACYLYDRFPSEDEGRLTRLRSTLVRQDSLAAIAKDLKLGEYLILGSGEMKSGGHRRESILADAVEALIGAMYLDSSDLNIVRDVVLQWYEPYLTTLVPKDTLKDPKTRLQELLQAKHLPLPAYTLTATQGEAHNQTFTVECHVEGAPVTVGHGQSRRYAEQSAASELLQFLESLSPKIKSS, from the coding sequence ATGACTGAGTCCTTAAAAGTTGTTCGATTACAAAAGGCTTTAGGCTATCGTTTCAGTAAGCTTGAACTATGCCAACAAGCACTGACCCATCGCTCGGTGAGTTCAAAATCCAATTACGAGCGGCTTGAGTTCATGGGTGATGCACTATTGGGCGTCATTATTGCCTGCTATCTCTATGATCGCTTTCCAAGCGAGGATGAAGGACGTCTGACACGTCTGCGTTCGACATTAGTGAGGCAAGACTCACTGGCCGCGATTGCCAAGGATTTAAAGCTGGGAGAGTATCTTATTTTAGGTAGCGGGGAGATGAAAAGTGGTGGTCATCGCCGTGAGTCTATTTTAGCTGATGCAGTTGAGGCTTTGATCGGTGCAATGTATTTAGATTCATCCGATTTAAATATTGTACGAGATGTTGTGCTGCAATGGTATGAGCCTTACCTGACAACACTAGTTCCTAAGGATACCTTAAAAGATCCTAAGACAAGGTTGCAAGAGTTACTGCAAGCTAAGCACTTACCTTTGCCTGCATATACTTTGACTGCCACTCAAGGTGAAGCACATAACCAAACCTTTACGGTGGAATGCCATGTCGAAGGTGCTCCCGTGACTGTCGGACATGGACAAAGTCGACGTTATGCGGAACAAAGTGCAGCAAGTGAACTATTACAGTTTTTGGAATCGCTTTCCCCTAAGATAAAGTCTTCGTAA
- a CDS encoding DUF4845 domain-containing protein: MRGQKGMSYWGIVAILFIAFISVQFTLAVGGVYLDDFTMNKIITERLKAAPTDSNPEALMREFSQQFDMNGIRDVKVSDYLTVTTDGGIEVVKQYEVRKNFIANIDLVIHFKKIFDQKSIQAGN, translated from the coding sequence ATGCGTGGACAAAAAGGGATGTCATACTGGGGTATTGTTGCAATTTTATTTATTGCATTTATAAGCGTTCAATTTACTTTAGCTGTAGGCGGTGTCTATCTCGATGATTTCACGATGAATAAGATTATAACCGAGCGCCTAAAAGCAGCACCGACCGATAGTAATCCAGAAGCACTTATGCGCGAATTTAGTCAACAGTTTGATATGAATGGCATTCGCGATGTTAAGGTTAGCGATTATTTAACGGTAACTACCGATGGTGGTATTGAGGTGGTTAAGCAATATGAAGTCCGCAAAAACTTTATTGCAAATATTGATTTGGTCATTCATTTCAAAAAGATATTTGATCAAAAGTCAATTCAGGCGGGAAATTAA
- the lepB gene encoding signal peptidase I, with protein sequence MDFDFNLILVPATLIFFAIWLLDKLVLKQRKRVKSGEIATESMWVSWGYDFFPILALVLIVRSFIFEPFNIPSESMNPTLLTGDFILVNKFDYGVRLPITNTKILDSGEPKRGEVVVFRYPLNPSTNYIKRLVGLPGDKIVYDEGNLTINGEKVAKVALPDMGDPAYEQFSREQMGTHSHITRELSGVWSASQAPFVNSLNNGAFVASNGHHWEVTVPAKHYFMMGDNRDRSADSRFWGFVPEENLAGRAVYVWMHKEPGWHLPSFSRNGVIN encoded by the coding sequence ATGGATTTTGACTTTAATCTGATACTGGTTCCTGCAACACTGATTTTTTTTGCAATCTGGTTGCTGGATAAATTAGTACTCAAACAGCGCAAGCGCGTTAAATCGGGTGAAATTGCCACAGAAAGCATGTGGGTGAGTTGGGGTTATGATTTTTTCCCAATTCTTGCACTCGTCTTGATTGTCCGTTCATTCATATTTGAACCCTTTAATATTCCATCTGAATCAATGAACCCGACGTTGTTGACTGGAGATTTTATTCTCGTTAATAAATTTGATTATGGCGTCCGTTTGCCTATCACAAATACCAAAATTTTAGACAGCGGTGAACCTAAACGGGGAGAGGTAGTCGTATTTCGCTATCCGCTCAACCCTTCGACAAATTACATTAAACGCCTAGTAGGATTACCTGGTGACAAAATTGTTTATGACGAAGGAAATTTGACCATTAATGGTGAGAAGGTTGCAAAAGTTGCATTACCAGATATGGGTGACCCAGCTTATGAGCAGTTCTCCCGTGAACAAATGGGAACACACAGCCATATCACTCGCGAACTTTCTGGCGTATGGTCGGCATCACAAGCACCATTTGTCAATTCGCTTAATAATGGCGCATTTGTTGCGAGTAATGGTCACCACTGGGAGGTAACAGTTCCTGCTAAGCATTATTTCATGATGGGTGATAATCGTGATCGCAGTGCAGATAGCCGCTTTTGGGGTTTTGTCCCTGAAGAAAATTTAGCTGGTCGTGCAGTTTATGTGTGGATGCATAAAGAACCGGGCTGGCATTTACCTAGCTTTAGTCGTAATGGTGTGATTAACTAA
- the lepA gene encoding translation elongation factor 4, with protein MTDKHTVTDITHIRNFSIIAHIDHGKSTLADRFIQRCGGLQDREMQAQVLDSMDLERERGITIKAHSVTLYFNHPNGERYQLNFIDTPGHVDFSYEVSRSLAACEGALLVVDAAQGVEAQSVANCYTAIEQGLEVVPVLNKIDLPQVEPERVIKEIEEIIGIAADDAPRVSAKTGIGIDDLLVALVERIPAPTGDPEAPLQALIIDSWFDNYLGVVSLVRVRHGRIKKGDKMLVKSTGQSHPVSSVGVFNPKHSETPYLQAGEVGFVIAGIKDIFGAPVGDTITLHGTPDVEMLPGFKKVKPQVYAGLFPIDSSDFEAFRDALQKLKINDSALFFEPESSDALGFGFRCGFLGMLHMEIVQERLEREYNLDLITSAPTVIYEAVQKNGDVILVDNPSKMPDGSTTEELREPIAECHILVPQDYLGNVMTLCIERRGVQKDLKFLGNQVSLTFEVPLAEVVLDFFDRLKSVSRGFASLDYNFVRFQPARLVKVDVLINGEKVDALAMISHMEDARFRGNSLVEKMKDLIPRQMFDVAIQAAIGSQIIARSTVKAMRKNVLAKCYGGDVSRKKKLLNKQKEGKKRMKQVGSVEIPQEAFLAVLQVDKK; from the coding sequence GTGACTGATAAGCATACCGTGACTGACATTACGCATATTCGAAATTTTTCAATTATCGCCCATATTGACCATGGCAAATCAACACTCGCTGACCGTTTCATTCAGCGCTGTGGCGGCTTGCAAGATCGTGAAATGCAGGCGCAAGTCCTTGACTCTATGGACTTAGAGCGTGAGCGTGGAATTACAATTAAAGCGCACTCGGTGACATTATATTTTAATCACCCTAATGGTGAGCGTTATCAGTTAAATTTTATTGATACACCGGGTCATGTCGACTTCTCATATGAAGTGTCTCGTAGCTTAGCTGCCTGTGAAGGTGCATTGTTGGTTGTCGATGCTGCCCAAGGCGTCGAAGCACAGTCGGTTGCAAACTGCTATACCGCAATTGAGCAAGGTTTAGAAGTTGTTCCTGTCTTAAATAAAATTGATTTGCCTCAAGTTGAACCAGAACGTGTAATCAAAGAAATTGAAGAAATCATCGGAATCGCAGCAGATGATGCTCCACGTGTTTCAGCGAAAACGGGGATCGGTATTGATGATCTACTCGTTGCTTTGGTCGAGCGCATTCCTGCGCCGACAGGAGATCCTGAGGCGCCTTTACAAGCATTAATTATTGACTCTTGGTTTGACAACTATTTAGGTGTTGTCTCGTTGGTACGAGTGCGTCATGGTCGCATTAAAAAAGGCGACAAAATGCTGGTGAAATCTACGGGACAAAGTCATCCCGTTTCTTCAGTAGGGGTATTTAACCCTAAGCATTCAGAAACACCATATCTCCAAGCTGGTGAAGTGGGTTTTGTCATCGCAGGTATTAAGGATATTTTTGGCGCTCCCGTGGGTGACACGATCACTCTGCACGGCACCCCTGATGTTGAAATGCTGCCAGGATTCAAGAAAGTTAAGCCTCAAGTGTATGCAGGTTTGTTTCCAATTGATTCCAGCGATTTTGAAGCGTTTCGAGATGCCCTACAGAAACTTAAAATTAATGATTCTGCACTCTTTTTTGAACCAGAATCTTCTGATGCACTGGGCTTCGGATTCCGCTGTGGATTCTTAGGTATGCTGCACATGGAGATCGTTCAAGAACGTTTAGAGCGTGAATACAATCTTGATCTGATTACTTCTGCACCTACCGTTATTTACGAAGCGGTGCAGAAAAATGGTGATGTCATTCTGGTGGATAATCCATCAAAAATGCCCGATGGAAGTACTACAGAAGAATTACGCGAGCCGATTGCAGAGTGTCATATTCTTGTTCCTCAAGACTATTTGGGCAATGTGATGACCCTGTGTATTGAACGCCGCGGAGTGCAAAAAGACTTGAAGTTTTTAGGTAATCAAGTCTCCCTGACTTTTGAAGTACCTTTGGCCGAAGTTGTACTCGATTTCTTTGATCGCTTGAAATCAGTATCACGTGGTTTTGCTTCATTGGATTACAATTTTGTACGCTTTCAGCCTGCACGTTTGGTTAAAGTTGACGTGCTTATCAATGGCGAAAAAGTGGATGCATTAGCCATGATTTCTCACATGGAAGATGCACGTTTCCGTGGAAACTCCTTGGTAGAGAAGATGAAGGATTTGATTCCTCGTCAAATGTTTGATGTCGCTATTCAAGCGGCAATCGGTAGCCAGATTATTGCGCGCTCTACCGTGAAAGCCATGCGTAAAAACGTTTTGGCCAAGTGTTATGGCGGTGACGTGTCACGTAAGAAAAAACTGTTAAATAAGCAAAAAGAAGGCAAGAAACGCATGAAGCAGGTGGGCAGTGTTGAAATTCCACAAGAGGCGTTCCTTGCTGTATTGCAAGTCGACAAGAAATAA
- a CDS encoding acyl-CoA thioesterase translates to MNNQSSHQPTTTQSAVFQKIYTVQPADIDGLGHMNNTVYLKLMEDMAWSHSNVLGITVEDFQRLGYAMVAREHHMTYLAALFPDEKVQMETWLDNNNALNLHRYYRFTRLSDQKLAFEGHTHWVCIAIDTGRPHRMPPEFKVAYGVK, encoded by the coding sequence ATGAATAATCAATCCTCTCATCAACCAACCACTACTCAATCCGCTGTATTTCAAAAAATCTATACCGTCCAACCCGCAGATATCGACGGGCTTGGACACATGAATAACACTGTCTATTTAAAGCTTATGGAAGATATGGCCTGGAGCCACTCGAATGTGTTAGGGATAACCGTCGAAGATTTTCAGCGTTTAGGATATGCAATGGTGGCCCGAGAGCATCATATGACCTATTTAGCAGCTCTGTTTCCTGACGAAAAGGTTCAGATGGAAACTTGGCTAGATAATAACAATGCCTTGAACTTACATCGTTATTATCGATTTACTCGATTATCTGATCAAAAACTTGCTTTTGAAGGGCATACCCACTGGGTCTGTATTGCGATTGATACTGGACGCCCACATCGTATGCCCCCAGAATTTAAAGTAGCTTATGGCGTCAAGTAA
- a CDS encoding YceI family protein yields the protein MKNFKKIFSKRLTLKMSFIALFMLSPVLAFAADWQIDTSKTLIRFATAGIMKVDGGFDRLDGQIKGDAFDPTHMETTISVQANSISTGSGMRDDILKGSSFFNVEKYPVIRFKSTLVTLIDPAHALVRGDLTMIGVTKSIEFTMALEKPKFDATSKIVTINTKANLTVNRNDWGMDSYSAMVDKNISVHVESALVSSNVSPVTLSKIAAQ from the coding sequence ATGAAAAATTTTAAAAAAATATTTTCAAAGCGATTAACGCTAAAAATGAGTTTTATTGCGCTCTTTATGCTAAGTCCTGTTTTAGCATTCGCAGCGGACTGGCAGATTGATACCAGTAAAACGCTGATTCGTTTTGCTACGGCTGGGATCATGAAGGTCGATGGTGGATTTGATCGCCTTGATGGTCAGATTAAAGGTGATGCATTTGATCCTACACATATGGAAACCACTATTTCTGTTCAAGCGAATAGTATATCTACTGGATCGGGGATGCGTGATGACATCCTCAAAGGTAGCTCTTTCTTTAATGTCGAAAAGTACCCAGTGATCAGGTTTAAAAGTACGCTGGTCACTTTAATTGATCCTGCACATGCATTGGTACGCGGCGACTTAACAATGATTGGGGTTACCAAGTCTATTGAGTTTACCATGGCATTAGAAAAGCCGAAGTTTGATGCCACATCTAAAATCGTGACGATTAATACCAAAGCTAATCTAACAGTGAATCGTAATGATTGGGGCATGGACAGTTATTCGGCCATGGTTGATAAAAATATTTCGGTTCATGTAGAAAGTGCCTTAGTATCAAGTAATGTCTCTCCCGTGACACTGAGCAAAATCGCTGCCCAGTGA
- a CDS encoding rubrerythrin family protein: MTNPAATQSITIKNLESAFAGESMAHIKYRYFAKLAREMGDEETAKIFEETASQEVMHAFGHLDLLYPKAEMTSAKALQIAIEGETYEYTEMYPQFRHLAIEEGNTAAVAEYDEQIEESKVHASQFKAVLEKAAKRFAALAKVEERHANHYQHALDELLARG; this comes from the coding sequence ATGACAAACCCAGCAGCAACACAATCAATCACCATCAAAAATCTTGAATCGGCTTTTGCCGGTGAGTCGATGGCACATATCAAATACCGTTATTTCGCCAAGCTTGCCCGCGAAATGGGTGACGAAGAAACGGCCAAAATTTTTGAAGAGACCGCGTCTCAAGAAGTCATGCATGCTTTCGGTCATTTAGATCTACTTTATCCTAAAGCAGAAATGACATCAGCAAAAGCATTGCAAATAGCTATTGAAGGCGAAACATACGAATACACTGAAATGTATCCCCAATTTCGTCACTTGGCAATTGAAGAAGGAAACACCGCAGCTGTTGCCGAATACGATGAGCAGATTGAAGAATCGAAGGTACATGCTAGCCAGTTTAAAGCTGTGCTTGAAAAGGCAGCAAAGCGCTTTGCAGCGCTTGCAAAAGTTGAGGAGCGTCATGCCAATCACTATCAACATGCACTTGATGAATTGCTTGCACGGGGATAA
- the rubA gene encoding rubredoxin RubA, with the protein MKKYQCIVCGWIYDEAIGWPDDGIPAGTLWDDIPDSWVCPDCGVGKADFEMIEV; encoded by the coding sequence ATGAAAAAGTATCAATGTATCGTTTGTGGTTGGATCTATGATGAAGCAATCGGCTGGCCAGATGATGGCATCCCAGCAGGCACTCTGTGGGATGACATTCCAGACAGCTGGGTTTGCCCTGACTGCGGTGTGGGCAAAGCTGATTTTGAAATGATCGAAGTATAA
- a CDS encoding NAD(P)/FAD-dependent oxidoreductase: MNPIVVVGSGMAGYTLARELRKASAEAPLLIITADDAINYSKPVLSNALSGGKLPEQIGMGDHAKMTEQLKASIMAHTQVLEIDKENKTLTLRTDAGIVTQPYAKLVLAVGASPIRIPIEGDGTSEVYAINSLIDYKTFHASLAQKKSKRVLLLGAGLIGCEFANDLLTTEHDVTVVDLAPRPLGRLLPQEVAIAFQKQLEAKGIRFELATTVKHIAHTDTGLSVTLANGQTFEVDIVLSAIGLKPNTELAHAAELAINRGIQVNQSLQTSHADIYAMGDCAEVEGHLLPYVMPLMQQARALAQTLTGNPSLVHYPAMPVSVKTPAAPLVVLPPAPHLEVTWNFEELEDGMIAKATIGDVLQGFILLGPTATKQRMALTKLVPDLLGLPA, from the coding sequence ATGAATCCCATCGTTGTCGTTGGTTCCGGAATGGCTGGTTATACTCTCGCTCGCGAGCTACGTAAAGCCAGTGCAGAAGCACCGCTTTTGATCATCACTGCTGATGATGCTATCAACTATTCAAAACCCGTATTATCAAATGCATTAAGTGGTGGAAAGCTACCTGAACAAATTGGTATGGGCGATCACGCTAAAATGACTGAGCAACTCAAAGCGTCAATCATGGCACATACCCAAGTTTTAGAAATTGATAAAGAAAATAAAACCTTAACACTAAGAACAGATGCAGGTATCGTCACCCAACCCTATGCAAAACTGGTTTTAGCTGTTGGTGCAAGCCCAATCCGTATTCCGATTGAAGGCGATGGTACTTCGGAAGTCTATGCGATTAACTCATTAATCGACTACAAAACCTTCCATGCCTCGTTAGCACAAAAGAAAAGTAAACGAGTTCTGCTGCTAGGTGCCGGTTTGATTGGTTGTGAGTTTGCCAATGACTTATTAACCACTGAGCACGACGTCACTGTCGTCGATCTTGCGCCACGCCCTTTAGGCCGTTTATTGCCTCAGGAGGTTGCAATTGCGTTTCAAAAGCAATTAGAAGCCAAAGGGATACGCTTCGAACTTGCAACAACGGTTAAGCATATAGCGCATACAGATACTGGGCTGAGTGTGACACTTGCTAATGGCCAAACTTTTGAAGTTGATATTGTGCTTTCTGCAATTGGTTTGAAACCCAATACCGAACTTGCACATGCAGCTGAATTGGCGATTAATCGCGGTATTCAAGTCAATCAATCGTTGCAAACCAGCCATGCTGATATTTATGCAATGGGCGATTGCGCTGAAGTTGAAGGTCACTTATTACCCTATGTGATGCCATTAATGCAGCAAGCGCGTGCTTTAGCGCAAACACTAACGGGTAATCCTAGCTTGGTGCATTATCCTGCTATGCCAGTCAGTGTTAAAACGCCTGCCGCGCCCTTAGTTGTACTTCCTCCAGCTCCCCATCTTGAGGTGACTTGGAATTTTGAAGAACTCGAAGACGGTATGATCGCTAAAGCAACAATTGGTGATGTACTGCAAGGCTTTATTCTGCTTGGCCCAACAGCGACTAAGCAACGTATGGCATTGACGAAGTTGGTCCCTGACTTATTAGGTTTGCCCGCTTAA